AACTTATAAAAAGGAGAGAGAGTCAGTTTAGTAAGGATACCCGTTCCAGGCTGATAAAAATTATTTCCATCTTTTGATGTCTCATCGTCATCTTTTTGTAAAGCACTGAGCTGTGATGGGTATCTATTTACATCTACATGAGTATGCTGTTTAAAAGAACTTTGCCCCGATGGAATTATAAACCCATAGATATACTGAACACTATCCAAAGTAGTGCTGTATCTATAATAGAAATTGAGAAATGATTTTGCCGCATCTATACCTAAGATTATACTGTTATTTACATCGGGCTTGATAGCAAATCCTTTCATCTCATATAAAAGAAAATGAGCTGCGCTCTTACTATTAGTTATACTTCTTAAAAGATTGTCTGCATATTTCTTGTCTAACTTTATTATCAAGGTATCCGTAATATTTCCAAGAGAATCTTTTTTAAAGGGGTCTATATGTTTTTCTATCCTTGCCACACTATTAACATCATAACTGGTTTGTTTGGAAGAATTATAAAATACCGTACGGTTTCCAAAAATAGTATCGGTCAACTCGTGTATTGTAAATACTTGCTTTGTTCCAAAGTTTTGTCCATAAGTATAGCTATAAATCAGATGAAACTCCGCCGAGTCCAATAGAAAAGTATCTCTTGGAAAGATATGATTACTATTCAACCCTAACTGAGTAAAATTAGTGCAGGTTATATCTCCGAAGTAGGGGTCTCGCACTTTCCCAACATAGACAGTGGTATTATTGTCCGTAGGAATATTGTTATATAAAACAGTAGAAGCGGGCAGGGTCAATTCTACCTCTCGTAAGTTTAGTTTTTTATGAACATTAATAAATGAATCCCCTACCTCTATTGGCTCTATACAACCAAAAAAATAACAAAAGAGGAAAAAGAAAAGGGTACTTTTAAATATGGTTGCTTTGTATTTCATTATAAATTTGTTTATAGTTTTCGATAAAATTATGAGATATATCAAGAGAATAAGATTGGGAACGAGGATACGATTCTTTTGCCGTACCGTCTGTAAAAATGGAAAAGTCCGAATAAAGTATTCCAATTTTTACCAAATCTTCCAAATGAGTTATTGGTATATTCGCAAGAACATTGTTGTCTATGAGGTTACCATTGTTTATTACTTTTGAAGTAAAACCCTGTGATATCGGAAAGTTATTTTCTATCTTATACTTCATAAAGATAGATTGAGAAGAAAAAGAATTTTTTTCATCGGCACTATTTTTTAGATAAAACGGAATCAGGGATGTTATCCAATCATTACATTGTATAATATCAGGAATCAAAGATGACCTGTTTATAACTTCTATAACCGCCTTAGAAAAGATAATAATCCTATCCTCATCGTGAGAACCCTCTATAGTATGGAAGGTATTTCTATTTGTAAAATACCCATCTATGTGAATAAAATATACTTGTATTTTCGTTTTAGGAAGAGCGGCTACTCGAACATAAATAAATATCTCCTTCCCTTCAAAAGTAATAGGAACTTGCGCAAGTCGTGCAGCAGGGTGTAGTATATGTCTTCTCTCATTAAAACGAGAAGAAAACGGAACTATAACTCTTGTTTCTACATCTCTTCTTTGGGTAGCGAATATCATATCGGACATGTACTGTGCTACTTGAGTATGCGCTATAAAAGGGGATATTTCTCCCGAAATATGAACAATTCTTAAATTCGGCTTCATTTTGTAGTTAGTAAAAAATAGAATACACTATTTTATGGTAAAACATATCAAAATTTTAATGTATGGTAAAATACATAAAAAAAATATAAATTGCCCTTATATAATTTTATACTATAAATAAAGAAATTTTTTTATGCAATTTATAACAAATTCCGAATCTATTTTTAATATCGTAGCGGATTGTAAGAAAAATAACCAAGTAGTAGGATTAGTGGCTACAATGGGCGCACTTCACGATGGGCATATCAGTTTAATCAAAAAAGCGAGAGAAACCTGTGATGTAGTAATCGCTACTATTTTTGTAAACCCTACACAATTTCACAAGGAAGAGGATTTTCAAAAATACCCAAATACCATTGAAAAAGACAAACTCTTATTAGCAAAAGCAGATTGTGATTTCCTTTTCCATCCTTCTGTGGATATGATTTATAAAGAGAACCCTACTATTATAATTCGTTTCCCTCATATCCAAAAATATATGGAAGGCAAGTATAGAAAGGGGCATTTTGAAGGTGTAGCTCTCATTGTTTCAAAATTATTTCACATTATCCCCGCCCAATACGCCTTTTTTGGGCAAAAAGATTGGCAACAAGTTCTCATCATAAAACAAATTATCAAAGAACTCCTATTCCCTATACAATTAGTAATAGCCCCCACCGTTCGTGAAGCCGATGGATTGGCTCTTTCTTCCCGAAATATGCGACTAACCCAAATGGAAAGAAACAAAGCAACTATTTTTATACAAGCTTTGGTATTAGCACAAAAACTTTTCAGAGAAAAAGAAAATACGCAGTATATAAAACAAAAAATAAAACAAAAAGTAAATGCTGTAGATGGAGTCACCTTAGAATACTTTGAAATAGCTAATAGAGAAACCCTTCGCTCCGTTTCTTCTTCCACCAAATCTGATTCAATAAGTTTTTTTATTGCGGGTTATGTGGGGAACATACGACTCATAGATAATATCTTTTTAGAAGAAACAGTAGATCTGTAAAAATAAATATCTTTTCCATGAACGTTGACAAATTTTTTATACCCTCGAAAAATATGACTCTTGAATGGAGGTTATGATGACTTAATAAGGGATACGTTATTATAAATCAAAGAACTTCTTTTTTGAGATGAAATGCAAAATAAATGAGGGGATCTAAAAATTCAAATCCTAAAAACTGTATCATTTTTTTTGAAGAAATGAATTTTTAGAACCCTCCTATAGTGATTTTCTAAATAACCCTCCGCCCCATCTGTAATATAAAGGCTGGCATAATTATAAATAGTGCTAACATCCATTCCCAGATCTTGAGCAATAGACGGTATCTTTCTTTCATTTGCAAGCATAAAAAGTGCTGTTATCTTTTTATATACTCTGACATCATGGAGTTCTCTCCGAGTTTCTTTAAAAAAATTTTAAATCTTTTTCTGATATAACTATTTTCATAGCGGTTTCATTTCCCAATAAAAATAGTATTTTATTGAATTTTTTATTATTTTTCAGATTGTTTTCTCATTTTTTAATGGAATTAGTATATATGTCTATACCAGTGTATTTGCTCTAAAAATTTTGTCCCTTTGGAATTATCATAAAACAACAGAATAGATGAGTAGCTACTATAGTTTTAGTTTTTAGAATATAATTTTTTACAACCGCTCTGTATTTAGTCCTTTAAAATATTGTTTATAAAAGTCCCTTTGAGAAACAACCACAAAAGGAAAAATAATAATCCCCACTTGAGGTATATGATATAAAAATCTGTGGTATCTTTAAATTGAGTCACTTTAATTTCATCTTTTTCTAAAATATCTATTTCAGAAAATATTTTTTCTAATGCTTCATTATCTGAAGCTCTGTAAAACCTTCCTTGGCATTTTTCAGCAATGTTTCTCAAGGTAGTTTCATCTAAAGTATTTTCTACATAACGGGTATTTCCAAAGGCATCTACTCCAAAAGGAACTCTTCCATTTTTTCCTATAGCTATAGTATATACTTTTATACCGTATGCATTTGCTAAATCTGCAGAAATCATGGGGTCTATATTTCCTGCGGTATTATCCCCGTCGCTCAACAGGATAATAATTTTAGATTTTGCTTTACTCTCTAACATTCTATTAGTAGATACGGCAAGAGCACTTCCAATAGCAGTTCCCCTGCTTTCTATTTGTGTAAAATCAATGTCTTTTATAGAAGTATTGAGAAGTTTATAATCTGTAGTAAGAGGCATTTTGGAGAATGCTTCTCCCGAAAAAATTACTAAGCCTATTCTATCTTGAAATCTACCTGAAATAAAATTGGTGGCTACTTTTTTTGCCGCTTCTAACCTATTCGGTAGAAAGTCCTGTATTTGCATAGATTCAGATATATCCAAAGTAAGTATTATGTCTATTCCTTCAGACCACTGTTCTATTTTTTCATTTGTTTTTTGGGGTCTTGCCAAAGCCAAAATGAGCATTAATAATGTAATACTGATGATGAGGTTCGGAAGAAAACGCAAGAAACTTACATAATCTGACCGTAAACTATCCTGAGTTAATGCTATAGAAAGTTTAATTGTATGCTTCCAATAGATTATTTGTTGTATCAGGAATAAAAGTGGAATTAACCATATAAGATATAAAGCCATTTTATATTCCCAGTCAAACCCCATCAATACATCGGGAGAGAACCAATGGAACGAAAACCAATTTTCTAACTCATTTTTCATTTTTTATAGATTCTATTTTTTGCAAGTATTTTTCTAATGTTATGTCTTCTAGTATTTCTATACTTTTATATATTTCATTGTTGGGTAAGCGTCCATACACCATTCTGTCTATATTTTGGAGGGATATCTGTAATCTTTCAGAGGGGTATCTTTTTAAAATTTCTTTTGTTGTTAAAATAGTATAGGGTATATTTTCCAAATTTTGCAGATATTTTTTCCATACAATATAGGCATCTTCTACATCACTACGGGTAGGGTTACTGCGTAAAGTAGATATTTTATTTTCAAGAGCATTTGAAAAAATCTCATATTTTTTGCGTAATCGGTATATTTTTATGAATTTTATAACTTTTTTTCCGTACATAATCCATAGGAATGTAATAAGTATGCAAAAACAAACTATCCCTATAAAAAAATAAGGATAATTAAAAAATAAGGAAAGGGGATTAAAAAAAACTGTTGATTTTAAAGCAGGATTTTGTGGTAATGACTTTAATAAACCGGCAGTAAAAATAGAATCTTTGGCAGAATAATAAAATAGAGTATCTACATTAATAATTTCAAATACAGGTATAGAAAGAGTTTGATATGCTACTATATCAAAGTGAGAAAGGTAATAGATACAGCTGTCAAAAATATAATTTCCTTTCCATCGCGATGGAAAAAATATTTTCTTTTCATATTCGAAAGCACCAAAAATATAGGTAGAGTCAGGAAATAATAACTGGTCATTGGGTGGGTGTAGGCATGTGAGTATAAAAGGTGTTGGTTCACCGATTTTTACACTATCATACAAAAATAAACCACTTACCTGTGGTTTATTTTCTTGACTGTAACCTAATAAAGCATAAAAGATAAAAAGAAAAAGGAACCTTATTCTCATTTTAACCCGTTTTTTTTGTTTTATTTCTAATCTTAAATAATTGTACCAATTGTAAAACATAATCTTCTTCGGTGCTTATGTGTAAATAATCTACTTGGTTCTTTATACAAAACTTTTTGAGTTCTTCTTTTCCCGTCCTATAAATAGAATCTATTTTATTTTTAAAAAAATGAGAGGAGGTGTTTATCCAAATTGTTTTTTGTGATTCTTTTTCATACAGTGGAACTATTCCCATTTTTGGAAAAGTATTTTCTTTCTTATCATTTATATGAATGAGAACCATATCATGCTTTTGGGCTGCTATCTTCAAACTGGTATAATAATTTATATCTACAAAATCAGATATAATGATAAGAATACTTTTTCGCTTGAGTAGGTGAAGAGCGGTTTTAACAGCATTATTAAGATTCGTTTTGAGAGAATTATTTTTCATTCCAAATATACTTCCTATAATATTATAGATATGTGGGCGACTTTTGCTGGGTTTTCTATAGAGTTCTTTTTGGTCGGAATAACAAAGAACCCCTACCTGACTTCCTTCCTTCATCGCAGAAAGAGATAGAACACCGCATATTTCTTTTACTATATCTATTTTTTGGTTTCCTTTTTCACCTATTTCTTGGGAAGCACTGACATCTAACAAGAACAAAATAGTTTGCTCTTTTTCTTCTTTAAAGGTTCTCACAAAAATACCTTGTCCCTTTGCGGATACATTCCAATCTATCGCACGCACATCATCTCCGTATTGGTAAGGGCGAACCTCGTCAAATTCTATTCCCGAGCTTTTAAATAAAGAACGAAAATTGCCTTGCATTTGAGAGTTTACTGCTTTCCTAATACGTATTTCATATTTTTGAAGTTTTTTTATTAATTCTTTCATTTGCTATTATAAACATTTTTAATAAAAATAAGAGTAGACCTGAAGGGATTCGAACCCCCAACCCTCTGATCCGAAGTCAGATACTCTATCCAGTTGAGCTACAGGTCCATACATTAAAATGTAAACTATATCTGTATATTATATATTTTTATGCA
This DNA window, taken from Chitinophagaceae bacterium, encodes the following:
- a CDS encoding DUF4270 family protein produces the protein MKYKATIFKSTLFFFLFCYFFGCIEPIEVGDSFINVHKKLNLREVELTLPASTVLYNNIPTDNNTTVYVGKVRDPYFGDITCTNFTQLGLNSNHIFPRDTFLLDSAEFHLIYSYTYGQNFGTKQVFTIHELTDTIFGNRTVFYNSSKQTSYDVNSVARIEKHIDPFKKDSLGNITDTLIIKLDKKYADNLLRSITNSKSAAHFLLYEMKGFAIKPDVNNSIILGIDAAKSFLNFYYRYSTTLDSVQYIYGFIIPSGQSSFKQHTHVDVNRYPSQLSALQKDDDETSKDGNNFYQPGTGILTKLTLSPFYKFLDTVGTIAINRAEINIAVAEGLYPSTFKRTINTDIRFFFLDTTASIFVPPGAAENDPYNNFINFDDGYLTRKASILNGKYDTTSRSYFTSPTVFLEYQKKASIPVKHLLFYPQENYTFNNLIIQRNGVKLKLFYTKFPRSL
- a CDS encoding glycogen/starch synthase encodes the protein MKPNLRIVHISGEISPFIAHTQVAQYMSDMIFATQRRDVETRVIVPFSSRFNERRHILHPAARLAQVPITFEGKEIFIYVRVAALPKTKIQVYFIHIDGYFTNRNTFHTIEGSHDEDRIIIFSKAVIEVINRSSLIPDIIQCNDWITSLIPFYLKNSADEKNSFSSQSIFMKYKIENNFPISQGFTSKVINNGNLIDNNVLANIPITHLEDLVKIGILYSDFSIFTDGTAKESYPRSQSYSLDISHNFIENYKQIYNEIQSNHI
- the panC gene encoding pantoate--beta-alanine ligase — encoded protein: MQFITNSESIFNIVADCKKNNQVVGLVATMGALHDGHISLIKKARETCDVVIATIFVNPTQFHKEEDFQKYPNTIEKDKLLLAKADCDFLFHPSVDMIYKENPTIIIRFPHIQKYMEGKYRKGHFEGVALIVSKLFHIIPAQYAFFGQKDWQQVLIIKQIIKELLFPIQLVIAPTVREADGLALSSRNMRLTQMERNKATIFIQALVLAQKLFREKENTQYIKQKIKQKVNAVDGVTLEYFEIANRETLRSVSSSTKSDSISFFIAGYVGNIRLIDNIFLEETVDL
- a CDS encoding VWA domain-containing protein; translated protein: MKNELENWFSFHWFSPDVLMGFDWEYKMALYLIWLIPLLFLIQQIIYWKHTIKLSIALTQDSLRSDYVSFLRFLPNLIISITLLMLILALARPQKTNEKIEQWSEGIDIILTLDISESMQIQDFLPNRLEAAKKVATNFISGRFQDRIGLVIFSGEAFSKMPLTTDYKLLNTSIKDIDFTQIESRGTAIGSALAVSTNRMLESKAKSKIIILLSDGDNTAGNIDPMISADLANAYGIKVYTIAIGKNGRVPFGVDAFGNTRYVENTLDETTLRNIAEKCQGRFYRASDNEALEKIFSEIDILEKDEIKVTQFKDTTDFYIIYLKWGLLFFLLWLFLKGTFINNILKD
- a CDS encoding DUF58 domain-containing protein, with translation MKELIKKLQKYEIRIRKAVNSQMQGNFRSLFKSSGIEFDEVRPYQYGDDVRAIDWNVSAKGQGIFVRTFKEEKEQTILFLLDVSASQEIGEKGNQKIDIVKEICGVLSLSAMKEGSQVGVLCYSDQKELYRKPSKSRPHIYNIIGSIFGMKNNSLKTNLNNAVKTALHLLKRKSILIIISDFVDINYYTSLKIAAQKHDMVLIHINDKKENTFPKMGIVPLYEKESQKTIWINTSSHFFKNKIDSIYRTGKEELKKFCIKNQVDYLHISTEEDYVLQLVQLFKIRNKTKKTG